One Corynebacterium tuberculostearicum DNA window includes the following coding sequences:
- a CDS encoding GH32 C-terminal domain-containing protein has translation MTTHRPELHFVPEDGVLDAPAGILRDGDTWHLFYQYRPTADSPARWGHTYSEESPFDWLDCDDALAPVGGELSLRAGSVAQGPDDIHLYFTSVTAAGISVHLARYADVDEICEVSDDPQALDPNVVRFGEVVGNTRNFDHFRSPSVVPDWASEDRDDGHDGWLMLALTGHSDAPVPVILESADGVSWRLRGSLKFDGDPGFLEGEVPATSPIPPVVSPRLVRLRDEVDGNIYDVLFVTLERGGRDVSGYLVGRLEGTTFTVVSGFRRVDFGHDFSRPRNTNTTTGTLTPEQRYERAVIVGLLNGNGRGDDATKHASWEAEGWANALSLPRRVTLEGGVLYQAPARGLPDAVNLSDYARSWTGVMEVPSGSCVTVTLLDGAGDPAATICHSGDDISLDRSMNKAFDHCFADSEPATATLAEGDSDTLTIIQDGSTVEVFVDGGLIAMASRVYFEGGCSGLRVETSGDAVIEQDWQRSGSKL, from the coding sequence GTGACAACTCACCGCCCCGAACTGCATTTTGTCCCCGAAGACGGCGTCCTCGACGCCCCCGCTGGAATCCTGCGCGACGGCGATACCTGGCACCTGTTCTACCAGTACCGCCCCACCGCGGACTCCCCTGCCCGCTGGGGACACACCTACTCCGAAGAGTCTCCCTTTGACTGGTTGGACTGCGACGATGCCCTCGCGCCCGTTGGCGGCGAGCTCTCCCTGCGTGCCGGTTCCGTAGCCCAAGGCCCGGACGATATCCACCTTTACTTCACTTCCGTGACCGCCGCCGGTATCTCCGTTCACCTCGCCCGCTACGCTGACGTGGACGAAATCTGCGAGGTCTCCGATGACCCGCAAGCCCTCGACCCCAATGTCGTCCGTTTTGGCGAGGTCGTAGGCAATACCCGCAACTTTGATCACTTCCGCTCCCCCTCCGTGGTGCCCGATTGGGCCTCCGAGGACCGCGATGACGGCCACGACGGCTGGCTCATGCTCGCGCTCACCGGCCACTCCGACGCCCCGGTTCCCGTCATCCTCGAATCTGCCGATGGCGTGTCCTGGCGGCTGCGCGGCAGCCTCAAGTTCGACGGCGACCCTGGCTTCCTCGAAGGCGAGGTCCCCGCTACCTCGCCCATCCCGCCGGTCGTCTCCCCGCGCTTGGTCCGCCTGCGCGATGAGGTCGACGGCAATATCTACGACGTCCTCTTCGTCACCCTAGAGCGCGGCGGCCGCGACGTCTCCGGTTACCTCGTCGGCCGGCTGGAGGGCACTACTTTTACCGTGGTCTCCGGCTTCCGCCGCGTAGACTTCGGCCACGACTTCTCCCGTCCGCGCAATACCAATACGACCACCGGCACTCTCACCCCAGAGCAGCGCTACGAGCGGGCCGTCATCGTCGGCCTCCTCAACGGCAACGGCCGCGGCGACGACGCCACCAAGCACGCCTCCTGGGAAGCCGAAGGCTGGGCCAATGCCCTGTCCCTGCCCCGCCGAGTCACCCTCGAGGGCGGCGTCCTCTACCAAGCCCCCGCCCGCGGCCTGCCCGATGCCGTCAACCTCTCCGATTACGCCCGTTCCTGGACCGGCGTCATGGAGGTCCCTTCCGGTTCCTGCGTAACGGTCACACTTCTCGACGGCGCCGGTGACCCCGCCGCCACCATCTGCCACTCCGGCGATGACATCAGCCTCGATCGCTCCATGAACAAGGCCTTCGACCACTGTTTCGCCGATTCCGAGCCCGCCACCGCCACGCTTGCCGAAGGCGACTCCGATACCCTCACCATCATCCAAGACGGCTCCACCGTTGAGGTATTCGTCGACGGCGGTCTCATCGCCATGGCCTCCCGCGTCTACTTCGAAGGCGGCTGCTCCGGCCTGCGAGTCGAGACTTCCGGCGATGCCGTCATCGAACAGGACTGGCAGCGCTCCGGCTCCAAGCTTTAA
- a CDS encoding methyltransferase domain-containing protein: MLSHIVDILADPNDGTALSGADDFSRLVSESGHSYDVAKQGYVTLAAGAGLKHKGDDMDMVNARETYLAMGHFAPFVEAVTGAVQDGLDSASLAESTPASLLEVGAGTGYYLAHTLDSIAEARGVGLDISPHAAKHLAKCHPRVGAVVADVWERLPIQDESVDAISVVFAPRNPAEFQRVLAPGGQVIVLTPGAGHLDELREPLGILGVEEGKVERMYEQAEGFLEQAADPVDISFPIELDKASVAAQVGMSPSARHISAGELAERMAALPPTLTVTARARLDRLRAV; this comes from the coding sequence ATGCTTTCTCATATCGTCGACATTCTGGCCGATCCCAACGATGGCACCGCGCTTTCTGGTGCCGATGATTTCTCTCGCCTCGTTTCGGAATCCGGCCACTCTTATGATGTGGCCAAGCAGGGCTACGTCACCCTCGCGGCCGGCGCCGGACTCAAGCACAAGGGCGATGACATGGATATGGTCAACGCCCGCGAGACCTATTTGGCCATGGGCCACTTCGCGCCCTTCGTTGAGGCCGTAACCGGGGCCGTCCAGGACGGACTGGATTCCGCCTCCCTGGCCGAGTCCACGCCCGCCTCCCTCCTCGAGGTGGGTGCCGGCACCGGCTACTACCTGGCCCACACCCTGGACTCCATCGCGGAGGCCCGCGGCGTTGGCCTCGACATTTCCCCGCACGCTGCGAAGCACTTGGCTAAGTGCCACCCGCGCGTCGGCGCCGTCGTGGCCGATGTGTGGGAGCGCCTTCCCATCCAGGATGAGTCCGTCGACGCAATCTCCGTCGTCTTCGCCCCGCGCAATCCCGCCGAATTCCAGCGCGTGCTTGCCCCAGGCGGCCAGGTCATCGTCTTGACCCCCGGCGCCGGACACCTGGATGAGCTGCGCGAGCCGCTCGGCATCCTCGGCGTGGAAGAAGGCAAGGTCGAGCGCATGTATGAGCAGGCCGAGGGCTTCCTCGAGCAGGCGGCCGACCCGGTCGATATCTCGTTCCCCATCGAGCTTGATAAGGCCTCCGTCGCCGCTCAGGTAGGCATGAGCCCGTCCGCGCGCCACATCAGCGCCGGCGAACTCGCCGAGCGCATGGCCGCGCTGCCCCCGACGCTCACGGTCACCGCTCGCGCCCGCTTGGACCGCCTCCGCGCCGTCTAG
- a CDS encoding DUF3117 domain-containing protein — translation MAAMKPRTTGGEMEAVEESRKIVMRIPSDGGGRIVIELSKDEAAELGSLLTEVSS, via the coding sequence ATGGCAGCAATGAAGCCGCGCACGACGGGCGGAGAAATGGAAGCAGTAGAGGAGTCCCGCAAAATTGTCATGCGCATCCCCTCGGATGGCGGCGGTCGCATCGTCATCGAGCTGAGCAAGGACGAGGCCGCCGAGCTCGGTTCCCTGTTGACCGAGGTTTCTAGCTAG
- a CDS encoding DivIVA domain-containing protein, with the protein MLSWIMLLLVLIALTVIGTWVWGSIFGRGEVMHPLDEPQKVRENNRAALREGRLDQVKFEVVPRGYRQDQVDDLLAQLEEQLSSAQKRSKLEGKEVN; encoded by the coding sequence ATGCTGTCTTGGATTATGCTCCTCCTTGTCCTCATCGCCCTGACCGTCATCGGCACCTGGGTATGGGGCTCCATCTTTGGCCGCGGCGAGGTCATGCACCCGCTCGACGAGCCGCAGAAGGTGCGCGAAAATAACCGCGCCGCCCTCCGCGAAGGCCGCCTTGACCAGGTGAAATTCGAGGTAGTTCCCCGTGGATACCGCCAGGACCAGGTAGACGATCTCCTCGCGCAACTGGAAGAACAACTATCTTCCGCGCAGAAAAGGTCTAAGCTGGAAGGAAAAGAAGTTAACTAA
- a CDS encoding glucosyl-3-phosphoglycerate synthase: protein MSVSVIIPALNEEGTVADVVRACLADEPLEVLVIDADSTDDTASRAADAGADVRNWRDILPEEPRPGKGESLWRGVAAAKGDIVVFVDADLESAAPGMVSALAAPFADPAVEMVKACYRRSLNGQPTGGGRVTELTAKPLIKQLFPELAHIDQPLGGEYALRRATALELPFVEGYGVEAGLMVDVAKRGKVAQVDLGTRVHRNRPLHELAPMAEVVARTLLARAGVLAPVAQRPPLKGKV from the coding sequence ATGAGCGTCTCCGTTATCATTCCAGCGCTCAACGAGGAGGGCACCGTCGCGGACGTCGTGCGCGCCTGCCTGGCCGATGAACCGCTCGAGGTGCTCGTCATCGACGCCGACTCCACCGACGACACCGCCTCCCGCGCTGCTGATGCCGGAGCGGATGTGCGCAATTGGCGCGATATCCTCCCAGAGGAACCGCGACCCGGTAAGGGCGAATCCCTCTGGCGCGGGGTTGCCGCGGCGAAGGGAGATATCGTCGTCTTTGTCGACGCCGACCTCGAATCCGCCGCGCCCGGCATGGTCTCGGCCTTGGCCGCGCCCTTCGCCGACCCCGCGGTGGAGATGGTCAAAGCCTGCTACCGCCGCAGCCTCAACGGCCAGCCCACCGGCGGCGGCCGCGTGACCGAACTGACCGCCAAGCCGCTCATCAAGCAGCTCTTTCCCGAGCTCGCCCACATCGATCAGCCCCTTGGAGGCGAATACGCCCTGCGCCGCGCCACCGCCTTAGAACTTCCCTTCGTGGAGGGGTATGGGGTGGAAGCGGGGCTAATGGTGGACGTCGCCAAGCGGGGCAAAGTCGCACAGGTAGACCTGGGCACGCGGGTACACCGCAACCGGCCGCTGCACGAGCTGGCGCCGATGGCCGAGGTGGTTGCGCGCACGCTGCTCGCCCGCGCCGGGGTCCTCGCGCCCGTTGCTCAACGCCCGCCGCTAAAAGGTAAGGTTTAA
- the folP gene encoding dihydropteroate synthase, which translates to MAIVNRTPDSFYDKGATFDLDPALRRCDEVIAAGASIVDIGGVKAGPGKAVDAAEEIDRVVPTIEKVHERHPDVLISVDTWRSEVAEAAIAAGAGLVNDTWAGWDPELIEVAGHHRVGYVCSHTGGITPRTRPHRVHFDDVVADVIAETTQLAERAASLGCPEDLTFIDPTHDFGKNTFHGLELLRRIDEVVATGWPVLMALSNKDFVGETLDRGVGERVAGTLAATAWSAARGVAAFRVHEVAETADVIRMTAAIQGEVAPLATTRGLA; encoded by the coding sequence ATGGCGATTGTCAATCGCACCCCGGATTCCTTCTATGACAAGGGCGCAACCTTTGACCTCGACCCGGCGCTGCGCCGTTGTGATGAGGTGATCGCAGCGGGTGCGTCGATCGTCGATATTGGCGGTGTGAAGGCTGGCCCCGGCAAGGCCGTGGACGCGGCGGAGGAAATCGACCGCGTGGTGCCGACCATCGAGAAGGTGCACGAGCGCCACCCGGACGTGCTCATCTCCGTCGATACTTGGCGCAGCGAGGTAGCCGAGGCAGCCATCGCAGCCGGCGCCGGCCTGGTCAATGACACCTGGGCCGGTTGGGACCCCGAGCTCATCGAGGTCGCCGGCCACCACCGCGTGGGCTACGTGTGCTCGCACACCGGCGGCATCACCCCGCGCACCCGGCCCCACCGAGTGCACTTTGATGACGTGGTGGCCGATGTCATCGCGGAAACCACCCAACTGGCCGAGCGCGCCGCCTCCCTCGGCTGCCCGGAGGACCTGACGTTCATCGATCCGACGCATGACTTTGGCAAAAACACCTTTCACGGGCTCGAGCTCCTGCGGCGCATCGACGAGGTCGTCGCCACTGGATGGCCGGTGCTCATGGCGCTATCCAATAAGGACTTCGTGGGCGAGACCCTTGACCGCGGGGTAGGCGAGCGCGTGGCCGGCACCCTGGCCGCTACCGCGTGGTCTGCCGCCCGCGGCGTGGCCGCCTTTCGCGTGCACGAGGTGGCCGAGACGGCTGATGTCATCCGCATGACCGCCGCCATCCAAGGCGAGGTCGCCCCGCTAGCAACCACGCGAGGCCTTGCATGA
- a CDS encoding TIGR00730 family Rossman fold protein — translation MTPEQMRTLRGPMLLRTEGEQASTFDQRLLESGADHEWQHADPWRVLRIQGEFVAGFDALSKLPKAVTVFGSARTTPEDASYQLGVEVGRKLAEHSYAVITGGGPGIMEAANRGAHEAGGLSVGLGIELPHEQGLNEYVDLGLNFRYFFARKTMFLKYSQAFICLPGGMGTMDEFFEVMCMVQTGKVTNYPIVLMGTEYWSGLLEWMDNTLAASGYINEGDRELFLLTDDPDEALSHIIQRHQVMSDKRIREPR, via the coding sequence ATGACCCCTGAGCAGATGCGCACCCTGCGCGGCCCGATGCTGCTGCGCACCGAAGGCGAGCAGGCCTCCACCTTTGACCAGCGGCTCTTGGAGTCCGGCGCGGACCATGAGTGGCAGCATGCCGATCCGTGGCGCGTCCTGCGCATCCAAGGCGAGTTCGTCGCTGGCTTCGATGCGCTTTCCAAGCTGCCGAAGGCCGTGACCGTCTTCGGTTCCGCACGCACCACGCCGGAGGATGCGAGCTACCAGTTGGGCGTCGAGGTTGGCCGCAAGCTGGCCGAGCACTCCTATGCCGTCATCACCGGCGGCGGCCCCGGCATCATGGAGGCAGCCAACCGCGGCGCCCACGAGGCCGGCGGGCTATCCGTGGGCCTGGGCATCGAGCTTCCCCACGAGCAGGGGCTTAATGAGTATGTGGATCTGGGCCTGAATTTCCGCTACTTCTTTGCCCGCAAGACAATGTTCTTGAAGTACTCGCAGGCTTTCATCTGCCTGCCTGGCGGCATGGGCACGATGGATGAGTTCTTCGAGGTCATGTGCATGGTGCAGACCGGAAAGGTAACCAATTACCCCATCGTGCTCATGGGCACCGAGTATTGGTCCGGCCTGCTGGAATGGATGGATAACACGCTCGCGGCCAGCGGCTATATCAACGAGGGCGACCGGGAGCTTTTCCTGCTTACCGACGACCCCGATGAGGCCCTCTCCCACATCATCCAGCGCCACCAAGTCATGAGCGATAAGCGCATCAGGGAGCCGCGTTGA
- the dapE gene encoding succinyl-diaminopimelate desuccinylase gives MTLDLYADPIELTKALVDIPSPSHHEEAIADAIEEALRGLDIEVARYGNTVCARTNRGLDSRVVLAGHIDTVPLAENVPHHMETSEDGVEIMWGCGTVDMKSGMAVYLNAFAQLHEADELKHDLTVIAYEGEEVATEFNGLGHLQKDHPEWLEGDFALLGEPSGAMVEAGCQGSIRLRVTAHGTRAHSARAWLGSNAAHKLAPIMSRIAAYESCDVTIDGCTYREGLNIVHLESGVATNTLPDEAWMFVNFRFAPDRTSEEALDYMKSIIGEEEDVTFEIDDIAPAAQPGLGQPAAKALIDAVGGNVRAKYGWTDVARFSEMGTPAVNFGAGDPGFAHKKDEQVPTAQITEVSTALLNYLKG, from the coding sequence GTGACTTTAGATCTATATGCAGACCCCATCGAACTAACCAAGGCGCTCGTGGATATTCCGAGCCCCTCCCACCATGAGGAGGCCATCGCAGACGCCATCGAAGAAGCGCTGCGCGGATTGGACATCGAGGTTGCCCGCTACGGCAATACCGTGTGCGCCCGGACGAACCGCGGGCTAGATTCCCGCGTAGTACTCGCCGGCCACATTGATACCGTTCCGTTGGCAGAAAATGTACCGCATCACATGGAAACCTCTGAAGACGGGGTAGAGATTATGTGGGGCTGCGGCACTGTGGACATGAAGTCCGGCATGGCCGTCTACCTCAATGCCTTTGCCCAGCTGCACGAAGCGGACGAGCTCAAGCATGACCTCACCGTCATCGCCTACGAGGGCGAAGAAGTGGCCACTGAATTTAATGGCCTGGGCCACCTGCAAAAAGACCACCCGGAGTGGCTCGAGGGCGACTTCGCGCTCTTAGGCGAGCCCTCCGGCGCCATGGTGGAGGCTGGCTGCCAGGGCTCCATTCGCCTGCGCGTGACCGCCCATGGCACCCGCGCGCACTCGGCCCGCGCCTGGCTCGGCTCCAACGCAGCACACAAGCTCGCACCCATTATGAGCCGCATCGCCGCCTATGAGTCCTGCGATGTCACCATCGATGGCTGCACCTACCGCGAGGGCCTCAACATCGTCCACCTCGAGTCCGGCGTGGCCACCAATACGCTGCCGGATGAGGCATGGATGTTTGTAAACTTCCGCTTCGCCCCAGACCGCACGAGCGAGGAGGCGCTGGACTACATGAAGTCCATCATCGGCGAGGAAGAAGACGTCACCTTCGAGATCGACGACATCGCACCGGCCGCCCAGCCCGGTTTGGGCCAGCCAGCGGCCAAGGCTCTTATCGACGCCGTCGGGGGCAACGTCCGCGCCAAGTACGGCTGGACCGACGTCGCCCGCTTCTCCGAAATGGGCACCCCAGCCGTAAACTTCGGCGCCGGCGACCCCGGGTTCGCGCATAAGAAGGACGAGCAGGTCCCCACCGCCCAGATCACCGAAGTATCCACTGCCCTCTTGAACTACCTGAAGGGATAG
- a CDS encoding amino acid permease, with translation MAEATQLKSRHLTMMGLGSAVGAGLFLGVGLGIQISGTSVLISYAVAGALIALVMWMLGEMAAARPSLGSFSTYAGQAYGHWARFTMGWIFWFMLIMVMGAEITGAAAIISNWFDIAPWIPALIAVAFFAVVNFAAVGGFGEFEFWFAIIKVGVIVAFLVIGVLMALGILPGMDFSLAGTNFTENFLPNGMPGFAAGLLAVAFAFGGIELVTIAAAESEDPAHNVATAVRAIIVRIMIFYIGSIVVITMALPFSSIQDADVAADSPFTLVLAAAKIPFAAGFMEAIIALALLSAFNAQIYATSRLVFDMAKDHCAPGFFLKQNRAGSPINAVILSMVFAFASVGLQFWNPPGLLAFLFNAVGGCLLVIWSFIVASFIKLHPVLRDNGELTEIHVPGFPWLPWVTAAALAGLTLLMLFDPAARNQVISVLILAAVLVILSFVLPTGQRAGARK, from the coding sequence ATGGCCGAAGCCACTCAATTGAAATCCCGTCATCTCACGATGATGGGCCTTGGCTCTGCCGTAGGCGCCGGCCTTTTCCTCGGCGTCGGCCTCGGCATCCAGATTTCCGGCACCTCCGTGCTCATCTCCTATGCCGTAGCCGGCGCGCTTATCGCACTGGTGATGTGGATGCTCGGTGAGATGGCCGCCGCCCGCCCCTCTTTAGGGTCATTTTCCACCTACGCCGGCCAGGCCTATGGCCACTGGGCGCGCTTTACCATGGGGTGGATTTTCTGGTTCATGCTGATCATGGTCATGGGTGCCGAAATCACCGGCGCGGCCGCCATCATTTCCAACTGGTTCGATATTGCCCCGTGGATTCCAGCGCTTATTGCCGTGGCCTTCTTCGCGGTGGTCAACTTCGCGGCCGTGGGCGGTTTTGGTGAGTTCGAGTTCTGGTTCGCCATCATCAAGGTTGGCGTCATCGTCGCCTTCCTCGTCATCGGCGTACTCATGGCGCTGGGCATCCTGCCGGGCATGGATTTCTCCTTGGCCGGTACCAACTTCACCGAGAACTTCCTGCCCAATGGCATGCCGGGCTTCGCCGCCGGTTTGCTGGCCGTTGCCTTTGCCTTTGGCGGCATCGAGCTGGTGACCATCGCGGCGGCCGAGTCCGAGGATCCGGCGCACAACGTAGCCACCGCGGTGCGCGCCATTATCGTGCGCATCATGATTTTCTACATCGGCTCCATCGTGGTGATTACCATGGCGCTGCCATTTAGCTCCATCCAAGACGCCGATGTCGCGGCCGATTCCCCCTTCACCCTGGTGCTCGCGGCCGCCAAGATTCCATTTGCGGCCGGCTTCATGGAGGCGATTATCGCCCTAGCACTGTTGTCTGCCTTCAACGCGCAGATTTACGCCACCTCCCGCTTGGTCTTCGATATGGCCAAAGACCACTGCGCCCCGGGATTCTTCCTGAAGCAAAATCGTGCCGGCTCCCCCATCAACGCCGTCATCTTGTCCATGGTCTTCGCCTTCGCTTCGGTGGGCCTGCAGTTCTGGAACCCGCCAGGGCTTCTGGCCTTCCTCTTCAACGCGGTCGGAGGGTGCCTGCTGGTCATCTGGTCCTTCATCGTGGCTTCCTTTATCAAGTTGCACCCCGTCCTGCGCGATAATGGCGAGCTGACCGAGATCCACGTACCCGGCTTCCCCTGGCTTCCGTGGGTTACGGCCGCCGCCCTGGCCGGACTGACCCTGCTCATGCTCTTTGATCCGGCCGCGCGCAACCAGGTCATCTCGGTGCTCATCCTGGCTGCGGTGCTCGTCATCTTGTCCTTCGTGCTTCCCACCGGCCAGCGCGCGGGGGCGCGGAAGTAG
- the dapD gene encoding 2,3,4,5-tetrahydropyridine-2,6-dicarboxylate N-succinyltransferase, protein MTSASARGLATITHNGTVLDVWFPAVYTDKNVETTETKRLEEVPQQFSALAGPDEERGVARVAVETSIKDLDDAPVDTYDAYLRLHLLSHRAVKPHGLNMDGIFGHLNNVVWTNYGPCAVSDFQMVRGRLASRGPVVVYSVDKFPRMVDYVVPSGVRIGDADRVRLGAHLAEGTTVMHEGFVNFNAGTLGASMVEGRISAGVVVGDGSDIGGGASIMGTLSGGGKEVISIGERCLLGANSGIGISLGDDAVVEAGLYVTAGTKVAVFGKVAEALGVDNGENVKGSQLSGASGMLLRRNSVSGAVEAVEWKAEAVALNDELHKN, encoded by the coding sequence ATGACTTCTGCATCCGCACGTGGCCTAGCAACCATTACCCATAACGGCACCGTCTTGGACGTATGGTTCCCGGCCGTATACACCGATAAGAACGTAGAGACCACCGAGACCAAGCGCTTGGAGGAGGTTCCCCAGCAGTTCTCCGCGCTGGCCGGCCCGGACGAGGAGCGCGGCGTAGCCCGCGTCGCCGTTGAGACCTCCATCAAGGATCTGGATGACGCCCCCGTCGATACCTACGATGCTTACCTGCGTCTGCACCTGCTCTCCCACCGCGCGGTCAAGCCGCACGGCCTGAATATGGATGGCATCTTCGGCCACCTCAACAACGTTGTCTGGACCAACTACGGCCCGTGCGCCGTGTCCGATTTCCAGATGGTGCGCGGCCGCCTGGCCTCCCGCGGCCCGGTCGTTGTCTACTCCGTGGACAAGTTCCCCCGCATGGTGGACTACGTTGTGCCGTCCGGCGTCCGCATCGGTGACGCAGACCGCGTCCGCCTGGGCGCCCACCTGGCTGAGGGCACCACCGTCATGCACGAGGGCTTCGTCAACTTCAACGCCGGCACCCTAGGCGCCTCCATGGTGGAAGGCCGCATCTCCGCGGGCGTCGTCGTAGGCGATGGCTCCGATATCGGCGGCGGCGCGTCCATCATGGGCACCCTGTCCGGCGGCGGCAAGGAGGTCATCTCCATCGGCGAGCGCTGCCTCCTCGGCGCCAACTCCGGCATTGGCATTTCGCTTGGCGACGACGCCGTGGTCGAAGCCGGCCTCTACGTCACCGCCGGCACCAAGGTGGCCGTCTTTGGCAAGGTCGCGGAAGCACTGGGCGTCGACAATGGCGAGAACGTCAAGGGCTCCCAGCTCTCCGGTGCCTCCGGCATGCTGCTGCGCCGCAACTCCGTCTCCGGCGCGGTTGAGGCCGTGGAGTGGAAGGCTGAGGCCGTCGCGCTTAACGACGAGCTGCACAAGAATTAA
- a CDS encoding amino acid permease, which produces MMGLGSTIGAGLFLGTGVGISAAGPAVLLAYVIAGFLAILVMQMLGEMGTVIPASGSFSEYAEHGIGRWAGFTQGWIYWLATVAVLGAEITGAAGFIGSWFNVSPWIPAAICVVLFGIINLLRVRSFGEFEYWFALIKVVVIVAFLIIGALLILGLLPGHSFIGTSVFLEDGFMPNGLGGVAAGLLAVAFAFGGIEVVAIASAESEDPEKSLVNAVRSTILRISVFYLGSVLVITFLLPYSILGGASTAAESPFTMVLERAGIPGAAGIMEVVIVLALLSAFNSQIYASSRMMHSLASRGEAPRIFTTTNKDGVPTTAIALSVLLSAVMVVLNYADTGWLLSFMLNAAGASLLIVWVFIAVSQLRLRRQLEALHPLPIRMWAFPYLTWFALALFAAIAVLMLTDATARTQLLSAAAMFVVLAIAGVINSKVRGINPTSTLPLT; this is translated from the coding sequence ATGATGGGGCTAGGCTCCACCATCGGTGCCGGACTTTTCTTGGGCACCGGCGTCGGCATTTCCGCCGCCGGCCCCGCCGTGCTCCTCGCCTACGTCATCGCAGGCTTTCTGGCCATTTTGGTGATGCAGATGCTGGGCGAGATGGGCACCGTTATCCCCGCCTCCGGCTCCTTTTCCGAATACGCCGAACACGGCATCGGCCGCTGGGCGGGCTTTACCCAGGGCTGGATCTATTGGCTAGCCACCGTCGCCGTGCTGGGCGCCGAAATCACCGGCGCGGCCGGCTTCATCGGCTCTTGGTTCAACGTCTCGCCGTGGATTCCCGCCGCCATCTGCGTGGTCCTCTTCGGAATCATCAATCTGCTGCGCGTGCGCAGCTTCGGCGAATTCGAGTACTGGTTCGCCCTCATCAAGGTCGTTGTCATCGTGGCCTTCCTCATTATCGGCGCGCTGCTCATCCTGGGCCTCCTGCCCGGCCATTCCTTCATCGGTACCTCCGTCTTCTTGGAGGACGGCTTCATGCCCAATGGCCTCGGCGGCGTCGCGGCCGGCCTGTTGGCCGTAGCCTTCGCCTTCGGCGGCATCGAGGTGGTTGCCATCGCTTCTGCCGAATCCGAGGACCCCGAAAAATCCCTAGTCAACGCCGTGCGCTCCACCATCTTGCGTATCTCCGTGTTCTACTTGGGCTCCGTCCTCGTCATCACGTTCCTCCTGCCCTATTCCATCCTGGGCGGTGCCTCCACGGCCGCGGAATCCCCCTTCACCATGGTTCTCGAGCGCGCCGGCATCCCGGGCGCGGCCGGCATCATGGAAGTCGTCATCGTCCTCGCACTACTCTCCGCCTTCAACTCGCAGATCTACGCCTCCTCCCGCATGATGCATTCCCTAGCCTCCCGCGGCGAGGCCCCACGCATCTTCACCACCACCAATAAGGACGGCGTTCCCACCACCGCCATCGCCCTCTCTGTCCTCCTCTCGGCCGTCATGGTGGTGCTCAACTACGCCGATACCGGCTGGCTGCTTAGCTTCATGCTCAACGCCGCCGGCGCCTCCCTACTCATCGTCTGGGTCTTCATCGCCGTCAGCCAGCTACGCCTGCGCCGCCAGCTCGAGGCCCTCCACCCCCTCCCCATCCGCATGTGGGCCTTCCCCTACCTCACCTGGTTCGCCCTCGCCCTCTTTGCGGCCATCGCGGTGCTCATGCTTACCGACGCCACCGCCCGCACCCAACTCCTCTCCGCCGCCGCCATGTTCGTGGTGCTCGCCATCGCCGGCGTTATCAATTCCAAGGTTCGCGGCATCAACCCGACCTCAACGCTGCCCCTCACCTAG